In Synechococcus sp. KORDI-52, one genomic interval encodes:
- a CDS encoding BMC domain-containing protein, with protein MATPSPTPRRRTTRSTAAANKTVDVKPVASTSASSSTPAKAAPAATTRRASTTTRRSSASSTGSGGGSAVAKPAATPSPIVAGVALGMIETRGMVPAIEAADAMTKAAEVSLICREYVGGGYVTVMVRGETGAVNAAVRAGADACERVGDGLVAAHIIARPHKEVEPVLAGSGAARRS; from the coding sequence ATGGCCACTCCTTCCCCCACCCCCCGTCGTCGCACCACCCGCAGCACCGCTGCGGCGAACAAGACGGTGGATGTGAAACCCGTGGCCAGCACGTCTGCTTCGTCCTCGACCCCCGCTAAGGCAGCTCCAGCAGCAACAACCCGACGTGCCTCCACCACAACGCGTCGCAGCAGCGCCTCCAGCACAGGTTCCGGTGGTGGTTCAGCCGTGGCCAAACCCGCTGCCACCCCTTCTCCCATCGTTGCCGGCGTGGCGCTGGGCATGATCGAAACCCGCGGCATGGTTCCTGCCATTGAGGCAGCCGATGCCATGACCAAGGCTGCTGAGGTGAGCCTGATCTGCCGTGAGTATGTGGGTGGTGGCTACGTCACGGTGATGGTGCGTGGCGAAACCGGAGCTGTGAACGCTGCGGTTCGTGCCGGTGCCGATGCCTGTGAGCGTGTGGGTGACGGCCTTGTTGCCGCCCACATCATCGCCCGTCCCCATAAAGAGGTGGAGCCGGTGTTGGCCGGCAGTGGTGCAGCCCGCCGCAGCTGA
- a CDS encoding carboxysome peptide A has translation MLIVKVVKPLVSTNRIPDFEHKHLQVVLDGSTKKVAVDAVGAKPGDWVICVSSSAAREAAGSKSYPSDLTIVGIIDHWEPDPPKTSAPSPSPSPSKPAGGNPS, from the coding sequence ATGCTCATCGTCAAGGTCGTCAAGCCGCTCGTTTCCACCAACCGGATCCCCGATTTTGAGCACAAGCACCTTCAGGTCGTGCTGGATGGCAGCACCAAGAAGGTGGCCGTCGATGCGGTGGGTGCGAAGCCTGGCGACTGGGTGATCTGCGTCAGCAGCTCGGCCGCCCGTGAAGCCGCCGGCAGCAAGTCGTATCCCAGTGACCTCACGATCGTGGGGATCATTGACCACTGGGAACCCGACCCTCCGAAGACCTCCGCTCCCTCCCCATCCCCAAGCCCCAGCAAACCCGCGGGAGGCAACCCCAGCTAA
- a CDS encoding carboxysome shell carbonic anhydrase, which yields MVRSKPLRGGRPQAPSAPTRRQLQQLSATSDSVQTTPEVEPSTRKAALDRRRALTTAGKAAQLAGGQVAGGRLRSSKDVQRPSPSQPGWVRREKAATRAVPFNLSRSSLPITHRRHPLTDAAANARLQAYEQEIKGRFDRIVPLLQQVSALQHETDFIPQAQRLCRAELGFDLPDHILQRAWVRPLDMRALFAWCVFESHRLFSDRFFQDDPLDAGTGSAASREFEQFLLDCGIHLLDLTPCADGRLAHTVAYGLRIPFSAVRRRSHAGAMFDVENTVNRWVKTEHRRYREGSPNPSTEPTRYLKVVTYHFSSLDPSHQGCAAHGSNDELAAAAGHQRLLDFREAVENSFCCGASVDLLLIGLDTDTDAIRVHPPSRDSEMVLDRWLCARELHAATASMSADQAMAQIAEALESSAPGPMDAGMVSFLTRLLANNFSQIDYVQDLHGGTYPDAGHAERFIGVGIGFKEVHLRNLTYFAHLDTVEEGAPDLDVGVKIFKGLNVSRDLPIPVVVRFDYSGRVPGARERAIADCQRVNRAIADRYAALVDEGLLHTCLTIRDRNQTAPAEVVGSTLDPQLPEAH from the coding sequence ATGGTTCGCTCCAAGCCTCTCCGTGGCGGGCGACCTCAGGCCCCCTCGGCACCCACGCGTCGTCAGCTTCAACAGCTGTCAGCAACCTCTGATTCCGTTCAGACCACCCCTGAAGTGGAGCCCTCCACCCGTAAGGCCGCTCTGGATCGCCGTCGTGCCCTCACCACTGCGGGCAAAGCTGCTCAACTGGCTGGCGGCCAGGTGGCCGGCGGCCGGCTTCGCTCCAGCAAGGACGTCCAGCGTCCCTCTCCGTCTCAGCCGGGCTGGGTCCGTCGTGAAAAGGCAGCCACCCGGGCGGTTCCTTTCAACCTGAGCCGCAGCTCTCTGCCGATCACCCACCGACGCCATCCGTTGACGGATGCAGCGGCGAATGCCCGTCTTCAGGCCTACGAGCAGGAGATCAAAGGCCGCTTTGATCGGATTGTTCCCCTGCTTCAGCAGGTTTCAGCGCTCCAGCACGAAACCGATTTCATTCCCCAGGCCCAGCGGTTGTGCCGGGCCGAGCTCGGCTTTGATCTGCCGGATCACATCCTGCAGCGGGCCTGGGTTCGACCCCTCGACATGCGCGCCCTGTTCGCCTGGTGTGTGTTCGAAAGCCACCGCTTGTTCAGTGACCGTTTCTTCCAGGACGACCCCCTCGATGCCGGCACGGGCAGTGCTGCCTCCCGGGAGTTCGAACAGTTCTTGCTCGACTGCGGCATCCATCTGCTCGATCTGACGCCATGCGCCGATGGTCGGTTGGCCCACACCGTGGCCTACGGCTTGCGCATTCCCTTCAGCGCTGTGCGTCGCCGCTCCCACGCCGGCGCCATGTTCGACGTTGAGAACACGGTGAACCGCTGGGTCAAAACCGAGCATCGTCGCTACCGCGAAGGTTCACCCAATCCATCCACGGAACCGACCCGGTACTTGAAGGTGGTGACCTACCACTTCAGTTCCCTCGATCCCTCCCATCAGGGCTGCGCTGCCCATGGCAGCAATGACGAACTGGCGGCTGCCGCGGGTCATCAACGTCTGCTCGACTTCCGTGAGGCCGTGGAAAACAGCTTCTGCTGCGGTGCCTCCGTTGATCTTCTGCTGATCGGTCTCGACACCGACACCGATGCGATCCGGGTTCACCCCCCAAGCCGCGACAGTGAGATGGTGCTCGATCGTTGGCTTTGCGCCAGGGAACTGCATGCCGCCACGGCATCGATGAGTGCTGATCAAGCGATGGCACAGATTGCTGAAGCTCTTGAGAGCTCTGCTCCTGGTCCCATGGATGCCGGGATGGTGTCCTTCCTCACGCGCTTGCTCGCCAATAACTTCTCCCAGATCGATTACGTGCAGGATCTGCACGGGGGTACTTATCCGGATGCCGGGCACGCAGAGCGTTTCATTGGCGTTGGCATCGGTTTCAAGGAGGTGCATCTGCGCAACCTCACGTATTTCGCCCACCTCGACACCGTTGAAGAGGGCGCACCTGATCTCGATGTGGGCGTGAAGATCTTCAAGGGTCTGAATGTGTCCCGGGATCTGCCGATCCCGGTTGTTGTGCGTTTCGATTATTCCGGCCGTGTGCCCGGTGCTCGGGAACGGGCCATCGCTGATTGCCAACGGGTGAACCGTGCCATCGCCGATCGCTACGCAGCCCTTGTTGATGAGGGCCTGCTCCACACTTGTCTCACCATTCGCGACCGCAACCAGACGGCTCCGGCCGAGGTCGTCGGTTCCACGCTTGACCCGCAACTTCCGGAGGCTCACTGA
- a CDS encoding carboxysome peptide B, whose product MEIMQVMGTLVCSYRVAGLDHMHLRILKNNKGKKLVAVDPVGAREGNWVFTASGSAARHACPDNTVLTDLTIGGIIDFWNPDG is encoded by the coding sequence ATGGAAATCATGCAGGTGATGGGAACGCTGGTTTGCTCCTACCGGGTTGCCGGTCTGGATCACATGCACCTGCGCATTCTCAAGAACAACAAGGGCAAGAAGCTGGTGGCGGTTGACCCCGTGGGTGCCCGAGAGGGCAACTGGGTGTTCACCGCCAGCGGTTCGGCGGCACGGCATGCCTGCCCTGACAACACCGTTCTCACCGATCTCACCATCGGTGGAATCATCGATTTCTGGAATCCGGACGGATAG
- a CDS encoding NADH-quinone oxidoreductase subunit M → MLLSLLLLIPFLGALALILWPGSPSSARLRDVSIVLLVVQCLASFALLLPFDAADAGLQLVEQARWVHAIGLDYALALDGLSLPLVLMNGVLCLVAAIASRTIENRPRVYFALLLVISGAVNGAFLAQNLLLFFLFYELELIPLWMLIAVWGGAKRAYAATKFLIVTAVSGVLILGAFLGLALVTGTMDFSLRPILAGELGMTAQLLLMGALLIGFGIKIPLFPFHTWLPDAHTEASTPVSVLLAGVLLKLGTYGLLRFCLGLFPDAWQVAAPWLAGWAAISVLYGSLAAIAQTDMKRMVAYSSVGHMGYVLLAAAAATPLGLMGALFQMVSHGLISGVLFLVVGVVYAQTGTRDLNVLRGLLNPQRGLPLSGSLMIIGVMASAGIPGMAGFISEFLIFRGSLQPFPLATLLSMVGSGLTAVYFLLLVNRAFFGRLAIAPGEVVNPRILNSVALREQAPAIALSLGVLVLGLAPELLSNLSEAATTGLSLITGDLS, encoded by the coding sequence ATGCTTCTTTCCCTCCTGCTACTGATTCCCTTCCTTGGGGCTCTGGCGCTGATCCTCTGGCCGGGATCCCCGTCGAGTGCACGCCTGCGCGATGTGTCCATCGTGCTGCTGGTGGTGCAGTGTCTGGCGAGCTTCGCCCTGCTGCTGCCCTTCGATGCCGCCGATGCTGGTTTGCAGTTGGTGGAACAGGCCCGCTGGGTGCATGCCATCGGCCTGGATTACGCCTTGGCGCTGGATGGCCTGTCGTTGCCTCTGGTGCTCATGAACGGGGTGCTCTGCCTGGTGGCAGCCATCGCCTCGCGCACGATCGAGAACCGACCCCGGGTCTACTTCGCCCTGTTGCTGGTGATTTCCGGAGCGGTGAATGGTGCCTTCCTGGCCCAGAACCTGCTGCTCTTCTTCCTGTTCTATGAACTGGAACTCATCCCCCTCTGGATGCTGATCGCTGTGTGGGGCGGTGCCAAACGGGCCTATGCCGCCACCAAGTTTCTGATCGTCACCGCCGTCTCAGGCGTGCTGATCCTGGGTGCCTTCCTTGGCCTTGCCCTGGTCACCGGAACCATGGATTTCAGCCTGCGGCCGATCCTGGCCGGTGAACTCGGCATGACCGCCCAGCTGCTGCTCATGGGTGCTCTGTTGATCGGCTTCGGCATCAAGATCCCCCTCTTCCCCTTCCACACCTGGCTGCCTGATGCCCACACCGAGGCCTCCACACCGGTGTCGGTTCTTCTGGCAGGTGTGCTGCTCAAGCTGGGCACCTACGGCCTGCTCCGCTTCTGTCTTGGCTTGTTCCCCGACGCCTGGCAGGTGGCTGCTCCCTGGCTAGCCGGCTGGGCTGCTATCTCAGTGCTCTACGGATCGCTGGCCGCGATCGCCCAGACCGACATGAAGCGCATGGTGGCCTACAGCTCGGTGGGCCACATGGGCTACGTGCTGCTGGCCGCCGCCGCTGCCACGCCGCTGGGGTTGATGGGAGCCCTGTTCCAGATGGTGAGTCATGGCCTGATCTCCGGGGTGCTGTTCCTGGTGGTGGGTGTCGTTTACGCCCAGACCGGCACCCGCGACCTCAATGTGTTGCGTGGCCTGCTCAATCCCCAGCGCGGCCTGCCGCTCTCCGGATCTCTGATGATCATCGGGGTGATGGCCAGTGCCGGAATTCCCGGCATGGCAGGCTTCATTTCCGAATTCCTGATTTTCCGCGGCAGCCTTCAGCCCTTCCCCCTGGCCACGCTGCTATCCATGGTGGGATCGGGTCTGACGGCGGTCTATTTCCTGCTGTTGGTGAATCGAGCCTTCTTCGGTCGTCTGGCGATCGCTCCCGGCGAGGTGGTGAATCCCCGTATCCTCAATAGCGTTGCGCTGCGGGAGCAGGCCCCGGCCATCGCCCTCAGCCTCGGTGTGCTTGTGCTTGGCCTTGCTCCAGAGCTGCTCTCGAACCTCAGTGAGGCGGCCACAACGGGCCTCAGCCTGATCACTGGAGATCTGTCATGA
- a CDS encoding 4a-hydroxytetrahydrobiopterin dehydratase — protein MNQWQERKRPVCLECRFEFDRYDATRDFLDKLGEHSEATQRFPDISFGRTYVNITIRPEDDRPEAQLSESDRAFAAQIDALLG, from the coding sequence ATGAATCAGTGGCAGGAGCGGAAACGACCCGTATGCCTCGAGTGTCGTTTCGAGTTTGATCGCTACGACGCCACCAGGGATTTTCTCGACAAGCTCGGCGAGCACAGCGAGGCGACCCAGCGCTTTCCCGACATCAGCTTCGGGCGCACCTACGTGAACATCACGATCCGGCCGGAGGATGACCGCCCTGAGGCCCAGCTGAGTGAATCCGATCGCGCCTTTGCAGCCCAAATTGATGCCCTCCTCGGTTGA
- the cbbX gene encoding CbbX protein yields MPSSVDLATAYTDSGVAEVLDQLDRELIGLAPVKTRIREIAALLLVDQARQQLELPSTAPSLHMSFTGHPGTGKTTVAQRMSQILHRLGYLRKGHVVTATRDDLVGQYVGHTAPKTKEMLKRAQGGVLFIDEAYYLYKPDNERDYGAEAIEILLQEMESRRSDVVVIFAGYRNRMETFYSSNPGLSSRVAHHLDFPDYSDDELMAIAGLLLEAQHYQFSAEAQTAFSDYVSRRRQLPFFANARSVRNALDRARLRQANRLFSRMGEPLTKLDLTTIEAADIRASRVFKGEVEGHHPAQHGT; encoded by the coding sequence ATGCCCTCCTCGGTTGATCTGGCTACGGCTTACACCGATTCCGGTGTGGCTGAGGTGTTGGACCAACTGGACCGTGAACTGATTGGCCTGGCGCCGGTGAAGACGCGGATCCGAGAGATTGCTGCCCTGCTGCTGGTGGATCAGGCGCGGCAGCAACTGGAGTTGCCCAGCACCGCGCCCAGTTTGCACATGTCGTTCACCGGCCATCCCGGCACCGGCAAGACCACTGTGGCGCAGCGGATGTCGCAAATCTTGCATCGCCTGGGTTACCTCCGCAAAGGCCATGTGGTGACGGCCACCCGCGACGACCTCGTGGGTCAGTACGTGGGCCACACCGCCCCCAAAACCAAGGAGATGCTCAAGCGCGCCCAGGGGGGCGTGCTGTTCATTGATGAGGCCTATTACCTCTACAAGCCAGACAACGAACGCGATTACGGCGCCGAAGCGATTGAGATTCTCCTGCAGGAGATGGAGAGCCGACGCAGCGACGTTGTGGTGATCTTTGCGGGCTACAGAAATCGGATGGAGACCTTCTACAGCTCCAATCCAGGCCTGTCCTCAAGGGTGGCTCACCATCTCGATTTCCCCGACTACAGCGACGACGAGCTGATGGCGATTGCAGGCCTGCTCCTCGAGGCCCAGCACTACCAGTTCAGTGCCGAGGCCCAGACGGCGTTCTCCGACTACGTCTCCCGCCGGCGTCAGCTTCCTTTCTTCGCCAACGCGCGTTCGGTTCGTAATGCCTTGGACCGGGCCCGTCTGCGCCAAGCCAACCGCTTGTTTTCGCGGATGGGGGAGCCGCTGACCAAGCTGGATCTCACCACGATTGAGGCAGCAGACATCCGGGCCAGCCGAGTGTTCAAGGGCGAAGTGGAGGGCCACCACCCAGCTCAGCATGGGACTTGA
- a CDS encoding NAD(P)H-quinone oxidoreductase subunit F has product MTPELSLPIQTAWLIPLYGFIGMLVSLPWACGWFRRDAHRPAAYLNILLTLLAFAHGSLILQEVYQSGPVDLAFPWLSVADLELNISFSLSLTNLVALELITGLSLLSQVYSLGYMDKEWALARFFALLGFFEGAMSGVVLSDSLFQSYFLLEMLTLSTYLLVGFWYAQPLVVTAARDAFLTKRVGDVLLLMGVVALCSYSGVMGFNDLYAWAAQDTLSPLAATLLGLGLVAGPTGKCAQFPMHLWLDEAMEGPNPASILRNSVVVTCGAIVLLKVMPILQLSPIAIGVMLVIGSISAIGGSLVALAQVDIKRTLSYSTTAHMGLVFIAIALQIPVLALLLLFTHAVSKALLSMSIGGVIASTNCQDITELGGLGSRMPATTTAFLVGGAGLVGFLPLGGFLALAQSIELLSVRSVPFMAVFLLTNALTAMGQVRVFRHVFMGDSLIKSRRAAEVNWQMAFPMVALTVIVLITPLLLVRLESLDGLLAFPLWAAALVVGSGLLGLLAGAVLPLSKAWSRSLNPVLRWWQDLLAYDFYTESFYRLTIVNVVAGFSRLASWFDRNVVDGLLNGVARFSLASADSLKLSVSGQSQSYVLTVLLAIVLFLTAVSWFLT; this is encoded by the coding sequence TTGACCCCGGAGCTTTCGCTTCCCATCCAGACCGCCTGGTTGATCCCGCTCTATGGGTTCATCGGGATGCTTGTCTCCCTTCCTTGGGCCTGTGGCTGGTTCCGCCGCGATGCCCATCGTCCGGCCGCCTACCTCAACATCCTTCTCACCCTGCTGGCCTTCGCCCACGGCAGCCTGATCCTGCAGGAGGTTTACCAGTCAGGGCCGGTGGATCTGGCCTTTCCCTGGCTCAGCGTGGCTGATCTGGAGCTGAACATCAGCTTCAGCCTGTCACTCACCAACCTGGTGGCCCTGGAACTGATCACGGGCCTCAGCCTGCTGTCGCAGGTGTATTCACTGGGCTACATGGACAAGGAATGGGCCTTGGCCCGCTTCTTTGCACTGCTCGGCTTCTTCGAGGGGGCGATGAGTGGCGTCGTGCTCAGCGACTCCCTGTTCCAGAGCTATTTCCTGCTGGAAATGCTGACGCTCTCCACCTATTTGTTAGTGGGTTTCTGGTATGCCCAACCCCTGGTGGTCACCGCAGCTCGGGATGCCTTCCTCACCAAGCGCGTTGGTGATGTGCTGCTGCTGATGGGTGTGGTGGCGCTCTGCAGCTACTCCGGCGTGATGGGCTTCAACGACCTCTATGCCTGGGCAGCTCAAGACACCCTCTCTCCGCTGGCTGCAACGCTGTTGGGTTTGGGCCTGGTCGCCGGCCCAACCGGCAAATGCGCCCAGTTCCCCATGCACCTCTGGCTGGATGAAGCCATGGAGGGCCCGAACCCGGCTTCGATTCTGCGCAACTCGGTGGTGGTGACCTGCGGCGCCATTGTTCTGCTGAAGGTGATGCCCATCCTTCAGCTCTCGCCCATCGCCATTGGCGTGATGCTCGTGATCGGCAGCATCAGTGCGATCGGTGGCTCGTTGGTGGCCCTGGCTCAGGTGGACATCAAACGCACCCTGTCGTATTCCACGACCGCCCACATGGGGCTGGTCTTCATCGCCATTGCGCTGCAGATCCCCGTTCTGGCCTTGTTGCTGCTGTTCACCCATGCCGTGTCCAAGGCGCTGCTGTCGATGAGCATTGGCGGCGTGATTGCCTCCACCAACTGTCAGGACATCACCGAGCTGGGGGGATTGGGCAGCCGCATGCCGGCCACCACCACGGCGTTTCTTGTGGGTGGTGCCGGTCTGGTGGGCTTCCTGCCCCTGGGTGGCTTCCTGGCGTTGGCCCAGTCGATTGAGCTGCTTAGTGTGCGCTCCGTGCCGTTCATGGCGGTGTTCCTGCTCACCAATGCCCTCACCGCCATGGGTCAGGTGCGGGTATTCCGCCATGTGTTCATGGGGGATTCCCTGATCAAGTCCCGCCGGGCGGCGGAGGTGAACTGGCAAATGGCGTTCCCGATGGTGGCTCTCACCGTGATTGTGCTGATCACGCCGCTGCTGCTGGTGCGGCTTGAATCCCTCGATGGTTTGCTGGCCTTCCCCCTCTGGGCAGCCGCTCTTGTGGTGGGCAGCGGCCTGCTGGGCCTCCTCGCCGGCGCCGTTCTTCCCTTGAGCAAGGCCTGGTCCCGCTCGCTGAATCCTGTGCTGCGCTGGTGGCAGGACCTCCTGGCCTACGACTTCTACACCGAGAGCTTCTATCGCCTCACCATCGTCAACGTTGTGGCTGGCTTCTCTCGCCTGGCCTCCTGGTTCGACCGCAATGTGGTGGATGGTCTTCTCAATGGGGTGGCTCGCTTCTCCCTGGCCAGTGCCGACAGCCTCAAGCTCAGCGTCAGCGGCCAGAGCCAGTCGTATGTGCTGACGGTGCTTCTGGCCATCGTTCTTTTCCTCACCGCGGTGAGCTGGTTCCTCACCTGA
- a CDS encoding CO2 hydration protein, which translates to MTPTTASPVQPPVLPDQEELIRRLLSDTPLLKDTPDHLLQVVNVLESYGLVLDAYSKNLVDQGEQQMLNPFPVFRFFHEGFSVKRLWTHLIGDRINFEYAEYCQKAMFWHGTGGLDAYLDTPEFAEACQRIIKCKSARDPLLALNNRLYPDFAPEAIRSLTTIYCLGLFWRVMSDIFVDLARRYAIKEVTCVNDVVHHIRDGLVAAAGSPIEYKVSICGQEIWVLPPEAGLTFLVDVAVPYVEAVFFRGMPFLGTVSYNAQARQISPDISDFKYGALYADPIPSMGAGIPPSLCMQDMYRHLPEELSLWYDDNGRGQTDVHVQICVSFQKSMFCVTNAAIAGTMPHPLDTHDPEEQAANRAYADAWAGRLMGCQRVALL; encoded by the coding sequence ATGACCCCTACAACCGCATCCCCCGTTCAACCCCCGGTGCTTCCTGATCAGGAGGAGTTGATCCGTCGTTTGCTCAGCGACACGCCGCTGCTCAAGGACACCCCCGACCATCTGCTGCAGGTGGTGAATGTGCTCGAGAGCTACGGCCTGGTTCTTGATGCCTACAGCAAGAATCTCGTGGACCAGGGCGAGCAGCAGATGCTGAATCCCTTCCCGGTGTTCCGCTTTTTTCACGAGGGGTTCAGCGTCAAGCGCCTCTGGACCCATCTGATTGGGGATCGCATCAACTTCGAGTACGCCGAGTACTGCCAGAAGGCGATGTTCTGGCATGGCACCGGCGGCCTGGATGCTTACCTCGACACGCCTGAATTCGCAGAGGCCTGCCAGCGGATCATCAAGTGCAAGTCGGCGCGCGACCCTCTTCTGGCCCTGAACAACCGCCTCTATCCTGATTTCGCCCCCGAGGCCATCCGTTCGCTCACCACCATCTATTGCCTTGGTCTGTTTTGGCGGGTGATGAGCGACATCTTTGTCGACCTGGCCCGTCGCTACGCGATCAAGGAAGTCACCTGCGTCAACGATGTGGTGCATCACATCCGTGACGGCTTGGTGGCGGCGGCCGGAAGCCCGATTGAGTACAAGGTGTCGATCTGTGGTCAAGAGATCTGGGTGCTCCCCCCTGAGGCGGGTCTCACGTTCCTGGTGGATGTGGCGGTGCCCTATGTGGAAGCTGTTTTCTTCCGCGGCATGCCCTTCCTGGGAACGGTGTCGTACAACGCCCAGGCCCGGCAGATCTCACCGGACATAAGTGATTTCAAATACGGCGCCCTTTACGCCGATCCGATTCCCAGCATGGGTGCTGGGATTCCCCCCAGCCTCTGCATGCAGGACATGTACCGCCACCTGCCCGAGGAACTGAGCCTCTGGTACGACGACAACGGTCGTGGCCAGACGGATGTTCACGTGCAGATCTGCGTCAGCTTCCAGAAGTCGATGTTCTGCGTCACCAATGCTGCCATTGCCGGCACGATGCCCCATCCGCTTGACACCCATGATCCTGAGGAGCAGGCCGCCAATCGGGCCTACGCCGACGCTTGGGCCGGGCGGTTGATGGGCTGCCAGCGGGTGGCGCTCCTCTAG